The DNA window GATGTCCATCGTGCTCTTCCTCGTGGCGGTGGGTCTCCTCGTCGACGCCTCTCCGACAGGCTCTCCTGCTCCGGAGGCCGACGCGGCGCCTCGGCTCCAGGAGGGGGCGCCGTCTTCCGACTGTCTGTCCTGCTCTGGGCTTCAGAAGAGGATGAACTCGTCTTCATCAGGAGGACAGAGCGACATGGTGGAGGCTGTGAAGCGCCACATCCTCAACATGCTGCACCTGAGCTCTCGGCCCAACCTGACCCAGCCAGTGCCTCGCGCTGCCTTGCTCAACGCCATCAGGAAGCTGCACGTTGGCCGTGTGGCGGCAGACGGCACCGTTGAGATCCAGGAAGAGGCCCGGGGCCCCTGGGACCCAACGCCATCCGAACCACCATCTGAAATGATCACCTTTGCAGAGCCAGGTGAGTCTGACAACCAATCAGAAGCTCAGGTTAGAGTCAGAACAGCCTGTAGCAGTCTTCTGCTGAGTAGGGTCCAattcctcctgtgtgtgtgtggcc is part of the Pseudoliparis swirei isolate HS2019 ecotype Mariana Trench unplaced genomic scaffold, NWPU_hadal_v1 hadal_84, whole genome shotgun sequence genome and encodes:
- the LOC130191488 gene encoding inhibin beta A chain-like, with product MSIVLFLVAVGLLVDASPTGSPAPEADAAPRLQEGAPSSDCLSCSGLQKRMNSSSSGGQSDMVEAVKRHILNMLHLSSRPNLTQPVPRAALLNAIRKLHVGRVAADGTVEIQEEARGPWDPTPSEPPSEMITFAEPGESDNQSEAQ